In Rosa chinensis cultivar Old Blush chromosome 1, RchiOBHm-V2, whole genome shotgun sequence, a genomic segment contains:
- the LOC112177536 gene encoding alpha-N-acetylglucosaminidase isoform X1, protein MSNSITQLMFLILVFVPIALSSEPQQPVEALLRRLDSKRSSASVQEAAAKAVLKRLLPTHVDSFDFKIVDKDVCGGHSCFVINNHNLSSRNGPEIQIKGTTAVEIASGLHWYLKYWCGAHVSWDKTGGMQLASIPNPGSLPRVKDKGLKIQRPVPWNYYQNVVTSSYSFVWWDWERWQKEIDWMALQGINLPLAFTGQESIWQKVFMDFNISKGDLNDFFGGPAFLAWARMGNLHAWGGPLSQNWLDQQLVLQKQILSRMLELGMTPVLPSFSGNVPATLKKFYPSANITRLGDWNTVNGDRRWCCTYLLDPSDPLFVEIGTAFIRRQVEEYGDVTDIYNCDTFNENSPPTNDPAYISSLGAAVYKAMSKGDTDAVWLMQGWLFYSDSAFWKPPQMKALLHSVPFGKMIVLDLFADVKPIWNTSSQFYDTPYIWCLLHNFGGNLEMYGILDAISSGPVDARTSENSTMVGVGMCMEGIEHNPVIYELTSEMAFRSERVPVQDWLRTYSRRRYGNAVHQVEEAWEILHRTIYNCTDGIADHNTDFIVKLPDWDPSLESVSNTTEPKKMQMLFTLDIKRRFLLQKNSSQFPKAHLWYSTQDVINALRLFLDAGNDLSGSLTYRYDLVDLTRQVLSKLANQVYVDAVTAFQRKDVKAFDLNSKKFVQLIRDIDALLASDDNFLLGTWLESAKKLATSPTEMRQYEWNARTQVTMWYDTTKTNQSQLHDYANKFWSGLLESYYLPRASTYFHYLSKSLRENKDFEVEKWRIEWISFSNNWQAGTELYPVKAKGDALAISKALYEKYFV, encoded by the exons ATGTCGAATTCCATAACCCAGTTGATGTTTCTGATTCTTGTCTTTGTACCAATAGCTTTATCATCAGAACCACAACAACCAGTTGAGGCTTTGCTGCGTCGTCTGGACTCCAAACGCTCCTCTGCTTCAGTTCAAGAAGCTGCAGCTAAAGCTGTTCTCAAACGATTGCTTCCTACCCATGTCGACAGTTTCGACTTCAAGATTGTTGACAAG GATGTTTGTGGTGGACATAGTTGCTTTGTGATAAACAATCATAACCTGTCAAGTCGAAATGGCCCCGAGATACA GATTAAAGGTACCACAGCAGTTGAAATTGCTTCTGGCCTCCATTGGTATTTGAAGTATTGGTGTGGTGCTCATGTTTCTTGGGACAAGACTGGTGGCATGCAATTAGCTTCCATTCCCAATCCAGGATCACTACCTCGTGTAAAAGACAAGGGGTTGAAAATTCAACGGCCGGTCCCATGGAACTATTACCAAAATGTTGTTACATCCAGTT ATTCATTTGTTTGGTGGGATTGGGAAAGATGGCAGAAAGAAATAGACTGGATGGCTCTTCAGGGGATCAACCTGCCTTTAGCATTCACAGGGCAAGAATCAATTTGGCAGAAAGTTTTCATG GATTTCAATATTAGTAAGGGAGACTTGAATGATTTCTTTGGTGGACCTGCCTTCCTTGCATGGGCTCGCATGGGGAATTTACATGC GTGGGGTGGACCATTATCACAGAATTGGTTGGATCAACAATTGGTTTTGCAGAAACAGATATTATCCCGGATGTTAGAGCTAGGCATGACTCCAG TGCTGCCGTCATTCTCTGGAAATGTCCCAGCGACACTGAAGAAATTTTATCCTTCAGCTAATATAACCAGGCTTGGAGACTG GAACACTGTCAATGGTGATCGCCGCTGGTGCTGTACTTACCTTCTTGATCCTTCTGATCCtttatttgttgaaattgggACTGCTTTTATTAGGCGACAAGTTGAAG AATACGGGGATGTGACGGACATCTATAACTG TGATACATTCAATGAAAATTCTCCACCTACAAATGATCCGGCTTATATTTCTTCACTTGGAGCTGCTGTATACAAAGCAATGTCCAAAGGTGATACGGATGCAGTGTGGTTGATGCAA GGTTGGCTTTTCTACTCAGACTCTGCTTTTTGGAAACCACCTCAAATGAAG GCTCTTCTACATTCTGTTCCATTCGGGAAAATGATTGTACTTGATCTATTTGCTGATGTGAAACCAATATGGAACACGTCATCTCAATTTTACGACACTCCCTATATCTG GTGTCTCCTGCACAATTTTGGTGGGAACCTTGAAATGTATGGGATATTGGATGCAATTTCTTCAGGTCCAGTTGATGCCCGAACTAGTGAAAATTCTACTATG GTTGGGGTTGGCATGTGCATGGAAGGAATCGAGCACAATCCAGTTATCTATGAATTGACGTCTGAAATGGCATTTCGCAGTGAAAGGGTTCCAGTTCag GATTGGCTGAGGACCTACTCCCGTAGACGTTATGGTAATGCAGTTCATCAAGTTGAGGAGGCTTGGGAAATTCTTCATCGCACAATTTATAACTGCACAGATGGAATTGCT GACCATAACACAGATTTCATAGTCAAATTACCTGACTGGGATCCATCACTAGAGAGTGTATCGAACACGACAGAACCTAAGAAGATGCAAATGCTTTTCACACTAGATATAAAGAGGAGATTTTTACTCCAAAAAAACAGCTCTCAATTTCCCAAGGCACATTTGTGGTATTCAACTCAGGATGTGATTAATGCCTTACGGTTATTTCTTGATGCTGGAAATGATCTTTCCGGAAGCCTTACATACAG ATATGATTTGGTTGATTTAACACGCCAAGTGCTATCAAAGCTAGCAAACCAAGTATATGTGGATGCAGTGACTGCTTTTCAGAGGAAGGATGTAAAAGCTTTTGATCTCAATAGTAAAAAGTTTGTTCAACTCATAAGGGATATTGATGCACTTCTTGCTTCTGATGATAATTTTTTACTTGGAACTTGGCTTGAAAGCGCAAAAAAGCTGGCAACCAGTCCTACGGAAATGAGGCAG TATGAGTGGAATGCAAGAACGCAGGTGACAATGTGGTATGATACCACAAAAACCAACCAGAGCCAGCTTCATGATTATG CAAATAAGTTCTGGAGTGGCCTATTGGAAAGTTACTATCTACCACGAGCTTCAACCTACTTTCATTATTTGTCAAAAAGCTTAAGAGAAAATAAAGACTTTGAAGTGGAAAAATGGAGAATAGAATGGATATCCTTTTCAAACAATTGGCAAGCAGGTACAGAGCTTTACCCAGTGAAGGCAAAAGGAGATGCACTTGCTATTTCTAAAGCATTGTATGAAAAATATTTCGTGTGA
- the LOC112177536 gene encoding alpha-N-acetylglucosaminidase isoform X2, translating into MQLASIPNPGSLPRVKDKGLKIQRPVPWNYYQNVVTSSYSFVWWDWERWQKEIDWMALQGINLPLAFTGQESIWQKVFMDFNISKGDLNDFFGGPAFLAWARMGNLHAWGGPLSQNWLDQQLVLQKQILSRMLELGMTPVLPSFSGNVPATLKKFYPSANITRLGDWNTVNGDRRWCCTYLLDPSDPLFVEIGTAFIRRQVEEYGDVTDIYNCDTFNENSPPTNDPAYISSLGAAVYKAMSKGDTDAVWLMQGWLFYSDSAFWKPPQMKALLHSVPFGKMIVLDLFADVKPIWNTSSQFYDTPYIWCLLHNFGGNLEMYGILDAISSGPVDARTSENSTMVGVGMCMEGIEHNPVIYELTSEMAFRSERVPVQDWLRTYSRRRYGNAVHQVEEAWEILHRTIYNCTDGIADHNTDFIVKLPDWDPSLESVSNTTEPKKMQMLFTLDIKRRFLLQKNSSQFPKAHLWYSTQDVINALRLFLDAGNDLSGSLTYRYDLVDLTRQVLSKLANQVYVDAVTAFQRKDVKAFDLNSKKFVQLIRDIDALLASDDNFLLGTWLESAKKLATSPTEMRQYEWNARTQVTMWYDTTKTNQSQLHDYANKFWSGLLESYYLPRASTYFHYLSKSLRENKDFEVEKWRIEWISFSNNWQAGTELYPVKAKGDALAISKALYEKYFV; encoded by the exons ATGCAATTAGCTTCCATTCCCAATCCAGGATCACTACCTCGTGTAAAAGACAAGGGGTTGAAAATTCAACGGCCGGTCCCATGGAACTATTACCAAAATGTTGTTACATCCAGTT ATTCATTTGTTTGGTGGGATTGGGAAAGATGGCAGAAAGAAATAGACTGGATGGCTCTTCAGGGGATCAACCTGCCTTTAGCATTCACAGGGCAAGAATCAATTTGGCAGAAAGTTTTCATG GATTTCAATATTAGTAAGGGAGACTTGAATGATTTCTTTGGTGGACCTGCCTTCCTTGCATGGGCTCGCATGGGGAATTTACATGC GTGGGGTGGACCATTATCACAGAATTGGTTGGATCAACAATTGGTTTTGCAGAAACAGATATTATCCCGGATGTTAGAGCTAGGCATGACTCCAG TGCTGCCGTCATTCTCTGGAAATGTCCCAGCGACACTGAAGAAATTTTATCCTTCAGCTAATATAACCAGGCTTGGAGACTG GAACACTGTCAATGGTGATCGCCGCTGGTGCTGTACTTACCTTCTTGATCCTTCTGATCCtttatttgttgaaattgggACTGCTTTTATTAGGCGACAAGTTGAAG AATACGGGGATGTGACGGACATCTATAACTG TGATACATTCAATGAAAATTCTCCACCTACAAATGATCCGGCTTATATTTCTTCACTTGGAGCTGCTGTATACAAAGCAATGTCCAAAGGTGATACGGATGCAGTGTGGTTGATGCAA GGTTGGCTTTTCTACTCAGACTCTGCTTTTTGGAAACCACCTCAAATGAAG GCTCTTCTACATTCTGTTCCATTCGGGAAAATGATTGTACTTGATCTATTTGCTGATGTGAAACCAATATGGAACACGTCATCTCAATTTTACGACACTCCCTATATCTG GTGTCTCCTGCACAATTTTGGTGGGAACCTTGAAATGTATGGGATATTGGATGCAATTTCTTCAGGTCCAGTTGATGCCCGAACTAGTGAAAATTCTACTATG GTTGGGGTTGGCATGTGCATGGAAGGAATCGAGCACAATCCAGTTATCTATGAATTGACGTCTGAAATGGCATTTCGCAGTGAAAGGGTTCCAGTTCag GATTGGCTGAGGACCTACTCCCGTAGACGTTATGGTAATGCAGTTCATCAAGTTGAGGAGGCTTGGGAAATTCTTCATCGCACAATTTATAACTGCACAGATGGAATTGCT GACCATAACACAGATTTCATAGTCAAATTACCTGACTGGGATCCATCACTAGAGAGTGTATCGAACACGACAGAACCTAAGAAGATGCAAATGCTTTTCACACTAGATATAAAGAGGAGATTTTTACTCCAAAAAAACAGCTCTCAATTTCCCAAGGCACATTTGTGGTATTCAACTCAGGATGTGATTAATGCCTTACGGTTATTTCTTGATGCTGGAAATGATCTTTCCGGAAGCCTTACATACAG ATATGATTTGGTTGATTTAACACGCCAAGTGCTATCAAAGCTAGCAAACCAAGTATATGTGGATGCAGTGACTGCTTTTCAGAGGAAGGATGTAAAAGCTTTTGATCTCAATAGTAAAAAGTTTGTTCAACTCATAAGGGATATTGATGCACTTCTTGCTTCTGATGATAATTTTTTACTTGGAACTTGGCTTGAAAGCGCAAAAAAGCTGGCAACCAGTCCTACGGAAATGAGGCAG TATGAGTGGAATGCAAGAACGCAGGTGACAATGTGGTATGATACCACAAAAACCAACCAGAGCCAGCTTCATGATTATG CAAATAAGTTCTGGAGTGGCCTATTGGAAAGTTACTATCTACCACGAGCTTCAACCTACTTTCATTATTTGTCAAAAAGCTTAAGAGAAAATAAAGACTTTGAAGTGGAAAAATGGAGAATAGAATGGATATCCTTTTCAAACAATTGGCAAGCAGGTACAGAGCTTTACCCAGTGAAGGCAAAAGGAGATGCACTTGCTATTTCTAAAGCATTGTATGAAAAATATTTCGTGTGA
- the LOC112165516 gene encoding notchless protein homolog, with protein sequence MAMEDEAAEKNVMCLLTDPEDAPLGKSLYLPQHTGTQQLQQIVNQLLNNEDKVPYTFYIADKELNQSLGEYAEKNKISVEKVLKIVYQPQAVFRIRPVNRCSATIAGHSEAVLSVAFSPDGRQLASGSGDTTVRLWDLNTQTPLHTCSGHKNWVLCIAWSADGKYLVSGSKSGELQCWDPQTGKPAGNPLTGHKKWITGISWEPVHLSAPCRRFVSAGKDGDARIWDITLKKCVICLSGHTLAITCVKWGGDGFIYTGSQDCTIKVWETTQGKLIRELKGHGHWVNSLALSTEYVLRTGAYDHTGKQYSSPEEMKKVALERYNKMKGKAPERLVSGSDDFTMFLWEPFVSKQPKARMTGHQQLVNHVYFSPDGQWIASASFDRSVRIWNGTTGKFFGVLRGHVGAVYQISWAADSRLLLSASKDSTLKVWDIKTMKLKQDLPGHADEVYAVDWSPDGEKVASGGKDRVLKLWMG encoded by the exons ATGGCCATGGAAGACGAAGCAGCGGAGAAGAACGTGATGTGTCTTCTGACGGACCCAGAAGATGCCCCATTAGGAAAGTCTTTGTATCTTCCTCAACACACTGGCACCCAGCAACTTCAACAAATCGTCAATCAGCTTCTCAACAAT GAGGATAAGGTGCCTTATACTTTCTATATAGCAGATAAGGAACTTAATCAATCGCTTGGCGAATATGCGGAGAAGAATAAAA TTTCTGTGGAGAAGGTACTCAAAATCGTTTATCAACCACAAGCTGTTTTCCGAATTCGTCCAGTCAATCGTTGCTCGGCCACAATTGCTG GTCACTCAGAAGCTGTACTTTCAGTTGCTTTTAGTCCTGATGGTCGACAGTTGGCGAGTGGTTCTGGTGATACCACTGTCCGACTATGGGACCTTAATACTCAGACACCTTTGCACACGTGTTCAG GACATAAGAATTGGGTTCTTTGTATTGCATGGTCTGCTGATGGCAAGTATCTTGTTAGTGGGAGCAAGTCTGGAGAACTTCAATGTTGGGATCCACAGACAGGAAAACCAGCAGGCAATCCACTTACT GGCCACAAGAAATGGATTACTGGAATCTCTTGGGAACCAGTCCACCTTAGTGCTCCATGTAGACGCTTTGTAAGTGCTGGGAAAGATGGTGATGCACGCATATGGGACATCACGTTGAAGAAATGTGTTATATGTCTTAGTGGCCACACACTTGCAATAACTTGTGTAAAATGGGGTGGAGATGGTTTTATATATACAGG TTCCCAAGATTGTACAATTAAGGTCTGGGAGACTACACAGGGGAAGCTGATTCGTGAGCTAAAG GGTCATGGGCACTGGGTTAACTCTCTTGCATTGAGTACTGAATATGTTCTTCGCACTGGAGCTTATGATCACACTGGCAAGCAATATTCATCTCCTGAGGAAATGAAAAAG GTAGCTTTGGAAAGGTATAACAAAATGAAAGGTAAAGCTCCTGAACGATTGGTTTCTGGATCTGATGACTTTACTATGTTTCTATGGGAGCCTTTTGTCAGCAAACAACCCAAAGCTCGCATGACAGGTCATCAACAG CTTGTAAACCATGTCTACTTTTCACCTGATGGGCAATGGATAGCAAGTGCCTCATTTGATAGGTCTGTCAGGATATGGAATGGTACTACTGGGAAGTTTTTTGGAGTTCTCCGGGGCCATGTTGGTGCTGTTTACCAGATCAG CTGGGCCGCAGACAGCAGGCTACTTTTAAGTGCTAGCAAAGATTCAACTCTGAAG GTTTGGGATATCAAGACTATGAAATTAAAACAAGACCTTCCAGGTCATGCAGATGAG GTTTATGCTGTTGATTGGAGTCCAGATGGTGAAAAGGTTGCTTCTGGTGGTAAGGATAGAGTTTTGAAGTTATGGATGGGCTAA
- the LOC112182861 gene encoding phenylacetaldehyde reductase isoform X1: MSCGESKVVCVTGASGFIASWLVKFLLQRGYTVKATVRDPDDQKKTEHLLTLDGAKERLHLFKADLLEEGSFYTAIDGCECVFHTASPVLRSVSSTNPQAELIEPALKGTLNVLGSCVKVQSIRRVVITSSMAAVGFNGKPLAADVIVDESWFSDPAFCEKSKLWYMLSKTLAEEAAWKFAKEKGIDIITINPGWVIGPLLQTTLNLSEELVLKLVNGTEKFPNRTYRLVDVRDVAIAHILAFENPSASGRYCLVGSAKHCSEVVKMLYEISPALNLPDKCADDKPFTPTNQVSKKRTQTLGVKYTPLEVSLKDTVESLKNKNFF; the protein is encoded by the exons ATGAGCTGCGGAGAAAGCAAGGTTGTGTGTGTGACGGGAGCATCTGGTTTCATAGCATCATGGCTGGTGAAGTTCTTATTGCAACGAGGTTATACTGTCAAAGCCACGGTTCGGGACCCAG ACGATCAAAAGAAAACAGAACACCTACTCACACTTGATGGAGCAAAGGAAaggcttcatttgttcaaagcagACTTGTTAGAAGAAGGGTCTTTTTATACGGCAATTGATGGATGTGAATGTGTTTTCCATACGGCGTCCCCTGTCCTACGCTCAGTCTCATCAACTAATCCGCAG GCAGAATTAATTGAGCCCGCTTTGAAAGGTACGCTTAATGTCCTCGGATCGTGTGTGAAGGTTCAGTCTATCAGAAGGGTGGTTATAACATCCTCTATGGCAGCAGTTGGATTTAATGGAAAACCTCTTGCTGCTGATGTAATAGTCGATGAATCTTGGTTTTCAGATCCTGCTTTTTGTGAAAAATCAAAG CTTTGGTATATGCTTTCAAAGACATTAGCTGAGGAAGCTGCTTGGAAGtttgcaaaagaaaaaggaattgatattattacaataaatcCGGGATGGGTGATCGGCCCTCTCTTACAGACAACTCTGAACTTGAGTGAGGAACTAGTTCTGAAACTCGTAAATG GGACCGAAAAGTTTCCCAACAGAACTTACAGACTTGTTGATGTTAGAGATGTTGCTATTGCACATATTCTAGCCTTTGAAAACCCATCAGCTAGTGGACGTTATTGTTTAGTTGGAAGCGCAAAACACTGTTCAGAGGTTGTGAAAATGTTGTACGAGATCTCCCCTGCTCTCAATCTTCCAGATAA ATGTGCAGATGACAAGCCTTTCACACCAACCAACCAGGTATCCAAGAAAAGAACCCAAACTTTGGGTGTAAAGTATACTCCGCTTGAAGTGTCTCTGAAGGATACTGTTGAAAGTTTGAAGAACAAGAACTTCTTCTAA
- the LOC112182861 gene encoding phenylacetaldehyde reductase isoform X2 yields the protein MSCGESKVVCVTGASGFIASWLVKFLLQRGYTVKATVRDPDDQKKTEHLLTLDGAKERLHLFKADLLEEGSFYTAIDGCECVFHTASPVLRSVSSTNPQAELIEPALKGTLNVLGSCVKVQSIRRVVITSSMAAVGFNGKPLAADVIVDESWFSDPAFCEKSKLWYMLSKTLAEEAAWKFAKEKGIDIITINPGWVIGPLLQTTLNLRTEKFPNRTYRLVDVRDVAIAHILAFENPSASGRYCLVGSAKHCSEVVKMLYEISPALNLPDKCADDKPFTPTNQVSKKRTQTLGVKYTPLEVSLKDTVESLKNKNFF from the exons ATGAGCTGCGGAGAAAGCAAGGTTGTGTGTGTGACGGGAGCATCTGGTTTCATAGCATCATGGCTGGTGAAGTTCTTATTGCAACGAGGTTATACTGTCAAAGCCACGGTTCGGGACCCAG ACGATCAAAAGAAAACAGAACACCTACTCACACTTGATGGAGCAAAGGAAaggcttcatttgttcaaagcagACTTGTTAGAAGAAGGGTCTTTTTATACGGCAATTGATGGATGTGAATGTGTTTTCCATACGGCGTCCCCTGTCCTACGCTCAGTCTCATCAACTAATCCGCAG GCAGAATTAATTGAGCCCGCTTTGAAAGGTACGCTTAATGTCCTCGGATCGTGTGTGAAGGTTCAGTCTATCAGAAGGGTGGTTATAACATCCTCTATGGCAGCAGTTGGATTTAATGGAAAACCTCTTGCTGCTGATGTAATAGTCGATGAATCTTGGTTTTCAGATCCTGCTTTTTGTGAAAAATCAAAG CTTTGGTATATGCTTTCAAAGACATTAGCTGAGGAAGCTGCTTGGAAGtttgcaaaagaaaaaggaattgatattattacaataaatcCGGGATGGGTGATCGGCCCTCTCTTACAGACAACTCTGAACTTGA GGACCGAAAAGTTTCCCAACAGAACTTACAGACTTGTTGATGTTAGAGATGTTGCTATTGCACATATTCTAGCCTTTGAAAACCCATCAGCTAGTGGACGTTATTGTTTAGTTGGAAGCGCAAAACACTGTTCAGAGGTTGTGAAAATGTTGTACGAGATCTCCCCTGCTCTCAATCTTCCAGATAA ATGTGCAGATGACAAGCCTTTCACACCAACCAACCAGGTATCCAAGAAAAGAACCCAAACTTTGGGTGTAAAGTATACTCCGCTTGAAGTGTCTCTGAAGGATACTGTTGAAAGTTTGAAGAACAAGAACTTCTTCTAA